Part of the Kitasatospora sp. NBC_01266 genome, GGCGGATCGAGGCGGTGCTGCGCTCACCGGGAACCCGCGCCGCCCTCGGCAGCGCCGCCCAGCGGCTGGCAGTGCCACCGCAAGGGGTCCTGCTGGCGCTCAACTCGTTGGCGCTGGCAACCGTGACCGGCACCTCGCAGGTGGTCCTCACCCTCCAGTCGAGCAACCGGTTCACCGCTCCGTGGCGCACCCTGGTCAGCTCGATGAACCAGTACGCCCCGCTCGCGCTGGACCTCGGTGCGGCGCCCGACACCTTTGCGGAGCACGCCAGGCAGGTGCAGGCCGACTCCTTCAGGGCCTACTGGTTCGGCTCCTACGACATCGACGCGGTCACCGCACTGGTCCGCGCCGAACGCGGGATCACCCTCGGCTTCGACCACTTCTACAACTTCATGGCCCAGGACGTCCCCACCGACGAGGCTGCCGACGCCCTCGTCGACCGCACCTCGCAGCCGCCGCTGATCGAGCCGACCCGCCCCAACCGCCAGATCGGCCCGCGCTTCGACCTCAAGGTGTACGGCGGTCCCGACCTGCCGATCCACCTGCGAGCCGATCCCCTGCTGCTCCCGCAACCGCGACTGCACACACTGCTCGCCTGGTTCGACGAGGAACTGCATCGCCTGGCCACCGACCCCGCCACCCGCGTCGCCGAGGTCCTGGCCAGGTGCGAGGCCGCGCTCGGCCCCGCCCCCGCACGCCACACCGCTTCCTGATCAGCCGAGGCCCGCGGCTGATCGCCTGAGGGAGCCTGTGAACGTGGCACGGGTGGTCCTGCTACCGGCGGCGTCCGAGGCGCGGCTGTCGCCGGTCGGCGCTGTCGCAGGGCGGCCCGACCGCCAGGCCACCCCGGTGTGCACCGGATGTGCACCAGCCCCAACCTGAGGGTGATATTCATGCAGATCAGAGCCATGTCCAGGGGGACCAGAGCCAGATGCTGTGGCGGGTCTGGTCGATGGCGTCGAGGGCGTCGGGGTAGTAGGTGTCCTCGTCGTGGATGGCGGTGTACCGGACATGGCCTTCGAAGGCCCGCCAGATCTCCTGCTGCAACGGGTTCA contains:
- a CDS encoding condensation domain-containing protein, which produces MREERGRTMPDAGAVPLTFGQLSVWRVMAQWPPDRWVETYLSTAARVPDGCPAQRVVEAFGILCRRHESLRTHFVDTPHGPVQYVRPDAGPAQVATVECAGATRAEAQAAARGLTRERIERERDFARRFILVTDRGRPSYAVLVTDHILADGFALRRLRGELTALLGGDDPDGQRWLDETPAQPRELALDQHSEANGGRRQAALDHWRRLLDTLPATLFPVPDEAGHHPGRIEAVLRSPGTRAALGSAAQRLAVPPQGVLLALNSLALATVTGTSQVVLTLQSSNRFTAPWRTLVSSMNQYAPLALDLGAAPDTFAEHARQVQADSFRAYWFGSYDIDAVTALVRAERGITLGFDHFYNFMAQDVPTDEAADALVDRTSQPPLIEPTRPNRQIGPRFDLKVYGGPDLPIHLRADPLLLPQPRLHTLLAWFDEELHRLATDPATRVAEVLARCEAALGPAPARHTAS